In Chryseobacterium oranimense, a single window of DNA contains:
- a CDS encoding sugar MFS transporter, translated as MINKEVTQSRNYTVPLITITLLFFMWGFITCMNDILIPYLKQLFKLTFFESMLVQFCFFGAYFIGSLIYFLISISKGDPINKAGYKKGIIFGIFLAAFGCVLFYPAATFSYYPLFLGALFILGLGFTVLQITANAYVSLLGSEESASSRLNMTQAFNAFGTTIAPVLGGHLIFEFFSSPDGSFSAVATRIPYLIFAGILLLVALLISRVKLPSFQTQEEEIVKGWGALQFSHLKFGVFAMFCYVGGEVAVGSFIISFLEQPQIMGFNEIISKNYLSLYWGGAMIGRFLGAISLNQSLSQGKKAIYMLGAAAAVFLVIFSIVDLSFAQISFFIAFIVLNFIAFFIGKAAPARTLSIFAAVNVALLISAMVNHGELAMYSILGIGIFNSIMFSNIYTLAISGLGKYTSQGSSLVVMAILGGAIVPIFQGYLADQVGVQHSFVIPVFCYLVILIFGAYCSKYLGHVENTETKSGH; from the coding sequence ATGATCAATAAAGAAGTAACACAGAGCAGGAATTACACAGTTCCTTTAATCACAATCACTTTGCTCTTTTTTATGTGGGGATTCATCACCTGTATGAATGATATCCTGATCCCCTATCTGAAGCAGCTTTTCAAACTCACTTTTTTCGAATCGATGCTGGTCCAGTTCTGCTTTTTTGGAGCTTATTTTATCGGTTCCCTGATCTATTTCCTGATCTCTATTTCAAAAGGAGATCCTATCAACAAGGCAGGTTATAAGAAAGGGATTATTTTCGGTATTTTTCTGGCAGCTTTTGGCTGTGTCTTATTTTATCCGGCCGCCACTTTTTCTTATTATCCTTTATTTTTGGGTGCCCTGTTTATCCTCGGGTTGGGTTTTACCGTGCTTCAGATCACAGCAAATGCCTATGTATCGTTGCTGGGCAGTGAAGAATCTGCTTCCAGCCGTCTGAATATGACCCAGGCTTTCAATGCATTCGGAACAACGATCGCCCCGGTACTTGGCGGACATTTGATCTTTGAGTTTTTCTCATCACCGGACGGCTCATTCAGTGCCGTGGCAACCAGAATTCCTTATCTGATCTTTGCCGGCATCCTCTTATTGGTCGCTTTATTGATTTCCAGAGTAAAACTGCCCTCTTTCCAGACCCAGGAAGAGGAGATTGTAAAAGGCTGGGGAGCCCTTCAGTTCAGCCACCTTAAATTTGGAGTTTTTGCTATGTTCTGCTATGTGGGTGGAGAAGTCGCTGTAGGAAGCTTTATCATCAGCTTTCTGGAACAGCCTCAGATTATGGGTTTTAATGAAATTATCAGCAAAAATTATCTTTCCCTGTATTGGGGTGGCGCCATGATCGGACGTTTTCTTGGAGCTATTTCTTTAAACCAGTCATTAAGCCAGGGCAAAAAGGCAATATATATGCTGGGAGCAGCAGCAGCTGTTTTCCTAGTGATTTTCAGTATTGTAGATCTAAGCTTTGCCCAGATCAGTTTCTTCATAGCTTTTATTGTGCTTAATTTCATCGCTTTCTTTATTGGCAAAGCAGCTCCGGCGAGAACCTTATCCATTTTTGCAGCAGTGAATGTGGCGCTTCTCATTTCAGCCATGGTGAACCACGGTGAGCTGGCGATGTACAGTATTTTGGGCATCGGAATTTTTAACTCCATTATGTTTTCCAATATTTATACGCTGGCTATCTCAGGATTGGGCAAATATACCAGCCAGGGATCTTCTTTAGTGGTAATGGCTATACTGGGAGGTGCTATTGTTCCTATCTTCCAGGGATATCTTGCGGATCAGGTGGGTGTACAACATTCGTTTGTCATTCCCGTATTCTGCTATCTTGTTATTTTGATCTTTGGAGCGTACTGCAGTAAATATTTAGGTCATGTGGAAAATACTGAAACGAAATCGGGACACTAG
- a CDS encoding DUF4260 domain-containing protein, which yields MKIQLQFEYFAFLLLGIFAFGQTGLSWWWFAGLFLAPDISMLGYTINNKIGAFLYNLFHHLGMAILIYLVGTALSLPYVQMAGAILFAHSAFDRLLGYGLKYPDSFQNTHLGKIGKEKK from the coding sequence ATGAAGATTCAGTTACAGTTTGAATATTTTGCCTTTTTACTGTTGGGAATATTTGCTTTCGGGCAGACAGGACTTTCATGGTGGTGGTTTGCCGGGTTGTTTCTGGCTCCGGATATTTCCATGCTTGGATATACCATCAATAATAAAATCGGGGCATTTCTCTATAACTTATTTCATCATCTCGGGATGGCTATTCTGATTTATCTTGTGGGGACTGCTCTTTCTCTTCCCTATGTTCAGATGGCAGGCGCCATTTTATTTGCTCATTCGGCATTTGACAGGTTACTGGGCTATGGACTGAAATATCCGGACAGTTTCCAGAATACCCATCTGGGAAAGATTGGAAAAGAAAAGAAGTAA
- the rpsO gene encoding 30S ribosomal protein S15: MYLTTEKKQEIFAKHGKSATDTGSAEGQVALFTFRINHLSQHLKANRHDFNTERSLVKLVGKRKSLLDYLKNKDIARYRAIIAELGLRK; encoded by the coding sequence ATGTACTTAACAACAGAAAAAAAGCAGGAAATTTTCGCAAAACACGGAAAATCTGCAACAGACACAGGAAGTGCTGAAGGACAAGTAGCTCTTTTCACTTTCAGAATCAATCACTTATCTCAGCATTTAAAGGCTAACCGTCATGATTTCAATACAGAGAGATCTCTAGTGAAATTGGTAGGTAAGAGAAAAAGTTTACTAGATTACCTTAAAAATAAGGATATCGCAAGATACAGAGCGATCATCGCTGAACTAGGTTTAAGAAAATAA
- a CDS encoding pyruvate decarboxylase, protein MKKFIFFTAFSTFLLVGVISVKAQKNADSKTKKILYFNPEVEPDIEEIKEPTNLAFFSAVSDNFSGRKNKILRAEVQIPFDHVEKQTITDYCINNDADFAVVPKVRYFKVGIGKYVFSNQVVVSMKLFDAGGNLVTETDYDTYRKNMRLLGSTENSIKIGTDGAIKDILKKLRKLKSSVETEL, encoded by the coding sequence ATGAAAAAATTTATATTCTTTACGGCGTTCAGCACTTTTTTATTAGTCGGTGTTATTTCAGTGAAAGCACAGAAAAATGCAGACAGTAAAACAAAAAAGATATTATACTTCAATCCTGAGGTAGAACCTGATATTGAAGAAATCAAAGAACCTACCAACCTCGCTTTTTTCAGTGCTGTATCCGATAATTTCAGTGGAAGAAAAAATAAAATACTCAGAGCTGAAGTACAGATTCCTTTTGATCATGTGGAAAAACAAACCATCACCGATTACTGCATAAATAATGATGCAGATTTTGCAGTCGTTCCCAAAGTAAGGTATTTTAAAGTCGGAATCGGTAAATATGTTTTTTCCAACCAGGTGGTGGTCAGTATGAAACTCTTTGATGCAGGCGGCAATCTGGTAACAGAAACAGATTATGATACATACCGCAAAAATATGCGTCTTCTGGGCTCTACCGAAAACTCCATTAAAATAGGAACTGACGGAGCGATAAAAGATATCCTGAAAAAACTCAGAAAGCTTAAGTCTTCGGTTGAAACGGAGTTATAG
- a CDS encoding bacteriocin-like protein gives MKNLKKLNREQQRKINGGAIERCSATRPCFIGFCCWGVCMEYDCIEE, from the coding sequence ATGAAAAATTTAAAGAAACTCAACAGAGAACAGCAAAGAAAAATCAACGGAGGAGCTATTGAAAGATGCAGCGCAACCAGACCATGTTTTATTGGTTTCTGCTGCTGGGGAGTGTGCATGGAATATGACTGTATTGAAGAATAA
- a CDS encoding bacteriocin-like protein has product MKNIKKLTRKEQKTIKGGIIQTCRDHSQCDFGECCEGKMCVPSPYPLCGPILE; this is encoded by the coding sequence ATGAAGAATATAAAAAAACTTACCAGAAAAGAACAGAAGACGATCAAAGGGGGAATTATCCAAACATGCCGGGATCATTCCCAATGTGATTTCGGAGAATGCTGTGAGGGAAAAATGTGTGTTCCTTCTCCCTATCCATTATGTGGACCTATTCTCGAATAA
- the mgtE gene encoding magnesium transporter — translation MNSRDELIFNPADIAETLSDLPADERLLAFLKVPKEYKAEVFSHLDPDFQEETIRSIGSEEVSEILNGMTPDDRTSLFEDFPDELIKYSINHLNPQERRIALKLLGYDSDSIARLMTPYYIQIRKEWTVKRCLQQIKKVGKRVETMNHLYVVDERNRLIDDIALGSLLLAEEDTLISDITDNHFVAITTTTSKEDAVTYFEKYDRTALPIITEAGVLVGIVTIDDILDQIEQQNTEDIQKFGGLEALDDPYTQTSLMEMVKKRGTWLVILFFSEMLTASAMGYFEDEIQKAVVLALFVPLIISSGGNSGSQAATLIIRAMALQEIGLKDWWYVMRKEIFTGLFLGGILGAIGFLRILIWHKIGLFNYGVYWPYVGLSVAVSLVLIVLWGTLSGSMVPFILKKLNLDPATSSAPFVATLVDVTGLIIYFSVAGLFLTGKLL, via the coding sequence TTGAATTCGAGAGACGAACTTATCTTTAATCCTGCCGATATTGCCGAAACTCTTAGCGACCTTCCTGCTGATGAGAGGCTCCTGGCATTTTTAAAAGTTCCGAAAGAGTACAAAGCAGAAGTTTTTTCCCATTTGGACCCTGATTTTCAGGAAGAAACCATCAGAAGTATCGGAAGCGAGGAAGTTTCTGAAATTCTGAACGGAATGACGCCGGATGACAGGACATCACTTTTTGAGGATTTTCCGGACGAACTGATCAAATATTCAATCAATCACCTTAATCCGCAGGAAAGAAGGATCGCTCTGAAGCTTCTGGGCTATGATTCAGATTCCATTGCCCGTCTGATGACACCTTATTACATCCAGATCCGTAAAGAATGGACGGTAAAAAGATGTCTGCAGCAGATCAAGAAAGTAGGTAAAAGAGTGGAAACCATGAACCACCTTTATGTAGTGGACGAAAGAAACCGTCTGATTGATGATATTGCATTGGGAAGCTTACTCTTGGCTGAAGAAGATACGCTGATCTCGGACATCACCGACAACCATTTCGTAGCAATTACCACAACCACTTCCAAAGAGGACGCAGTAACCTATTTTGAAAAATACGACAGAACTGCCCTTCCCATTATAACAGAAGCCGGTGTTCTTGTAGGTATCGTAACCATTGATGATATCCTTGACCAGATTGAGCAGCAGAATACAGAAGATATCCAGAAATTCGGTGGTCTTGAAGCACTGGATGATCCTTATACCCAAACTTCCCTGATGGAAATGGTGAAGAAAAGGGGAACATGGCTCGTTATTCTTTTCTTCTCCGAAATGCTTACCGCCTCTGCCATGGGTTATTTTGAGGATGAAATTCAAAAAGCAGTAGTTCTGGCTCTGTTTGTCCCTCTTATTATTTCCAGTGGAGGAAATTCCGGTTCGCAGGCAGCAACCCTTATTATCAGGGCTATGGCACTTCAGGAAATTGGTCTTAAAGACTGGTGGTACGTCATGAGAAAAGAAATCTTTACCGGATTATTCCTGGGTGGCATTCTTGGAGCTATTGGTTTTTTAAGAATCCTGATCTGGCACAAAATAGGACTCTTTAATTATGGAGTGTATTGGCCTTATGTAGGTTTAAGCGTAGCCGTTTCTCTGGTTCTGATAGTTCTTTGGGGAACACTTTCCGGCTCTATGGTTCCTTTTATCCTTAAAAAACTGAACCTTGACCCCGCTACTTCTTCTGCCCCGTTTGTAGCAACCCTGGTAGATGTTACTGGTCTCATTATTTATTTTTCCGTTGCAGGACTTTTCCTGACAGGAAAACTTTTGTAA
- a CDS encoding ABC transporter substrate-binding protein — MKVVSLVPSITEALFDLGLTENEVIGRTKFCIHPEGKVKNVPVIGGTKNINIDKIKALKPDLILANKEENIKEQVEALMDDCKVLVTNVETIEDNYYLLKTLGNIFNKEERAQQFNLKIYDVLEQAKLESSTVKAAYLIWKNPYMTIGSDTFIHKILTEIGFDNIFKDKTRYPEIQMEDLADADVIMLSSEPFPFKEKHIEEMKAFYPDKKIMIVDGEAFSWYGTHIAKCGDYFKELLAEIHAMQR; from the coding sequence ATGAAAGTTGTTTCTCTAGTCCCCTCTATCACAGAGGCATTATTTGATCTTGGCCTTACTGAAAATGAAGTGATCGGAAGGACCAAATTCTGTATTCACCCTGAAGGGAAAGTAAAAAATGTACCCGTCATCGGAGGCACAAAAAACATCAATATTGATAAAATTAAAGCCCTTAAACCTGATCTTATCCTGGCCAATAAGGAAGAGAATATTAAAGAGCAGGTGGAAGCACTGATGGATGACTGTAAAGTTTTGGTAACGAACGTAGAAACCATTGAAGACAATTATTATCTGCTTAAAACCCTCGGAAATATCTTTAATAAAGAAGAAAGAGCACAACAGTTCAATCTTAAGATTTATGATGTCCTGGAACAGGCTAAACTTGAATCGTCAACAGTAAAAGCAGCTTACCTCATCTGGAAAAATCCCTATATGACTATCGGTTCGGACACTTTTATTCATAAGATTTTAACAGAAATAGGTTTTGACAATATTTTTAAAGATAAAACCCGTTATCCGGAAATTCAAATGGAGGATCTTGCCGATGCAGATGTGATCATGCTCTCTTCTGAACCCTTTCCCTTCAAAGAAAAACATATTGAGGAAATGAAAGCATTTTACCCTGATAAAAAGATCATGATTGTAGATGGTGAAGCTTTTTCCTGGTACGGAACGCATATTGCGAAATGCGGGGATTATTTCAAGGAATTATTGGCAGAAATTCATGCAATGCAGCGGTAA
- a CDS encoding GAF domain-containing protein — MSEIKKRLSSILESPKHNTEEKLEKVCHLLDQEISYFNWTGFYFKNGDKDELKLGPYVGAPTDHTIIPYGKGICGQVAVSNETFVVPDVHQESNYLSCSIDTKAEIVVPIFKDGQNIGQIDIDSHTVDPFTNEDRELLEWLCNEVSKIL; from the coding sequence ATGTCAGAAATAAAAAAAAGACTTTCTTCCATTCTTGAAAGTCCCAAACATAATACAGAAGAAAAGCTTGAGAAAGTATGCCACCTGTTGGATCAGGAAATTTCCTATTTCAACTGGACTGGTTTCTACTTTAAGAACGGAGATAAGGATGAACTGAAATTAGGTCCTTACGTTGGAGCGCCTACAGATCATACCATCATCCCTTACGGAAAAGGAATCTGCGGGCAGGTTGCTGTTTCCAATGAGACATTCGTAGTTCCGGATGTTCATCAGGAAAGTAATTATCTAAGCTGTTCTATTGATACAAAGGCTGAGATCGTAGTTCCTATCTTCAAAGACGGGCAGAATATCGGGCAAATCGATATTGATTCTCATACTGTGGATCCGTTCACAAATGAGGACCGCGAATTGCTGGAATGGCTTTGTAATGAAGTTTCCAAAATTTTGTAA
- a CDS encoding TonB-dependent receptor yields MYQKLTPKQKALTINLDPTIYGTFAEIGAGQETVRHFFRAGGASGTIAKAMSAYDKDFSDAIYGKEVKNRYVTQNRLRKMLRYEVALIEERISRENNPNRKFFSYANTVTTINFDKTLKGHGWVGIRFQTKENEDYNEIVIHVKFNENDATLQQETLGNLGVNLIFGAFNYYDNPRTLIESLYDDIAKDGLEIDMIDFSGPAFDYVDNRLMSLQLVKHGMTDAVIFNSQGSNMLPADVLYKKNIFAVRGSFRPVTKVNIDMLKNGLEMFQKDATCTHEETEVLIEITISNLRADGDIDERDFMDRVDILGKLGYTVIISNFSEYYRLIDYFASYTTGDIGVAMGVNNLLMVFDEKYYKDLSGGILEAFGKFFRNGMRVYLYPYKDPETHELLDSSNLKVEENLKELYKYFKHNNRIVDITNHNPEFLGIYSREILRKIACCVKGWENQVPDGVAEMIKERGMFGYKEELSFKQFS; encoded by the coding sequence ATGTATCAGAAACTAACTCCTAAACAAAAAGCATTAACAATTAATCTAGATCCTACTATTTATGGTACTTTCGCAGAAATTGGAGCAGGGCAGGAGACTGTTCGGCACTTTTTTAGAGCAGGAGGGGCTTCCGGTACAATTGCTAAGGCGATGTCTGCTTATGACAAAGATTTTAGTGATGCTATTTACGGAAAAGAGGTCAAAAACAGGTATGTTACCCAGAACCGACTTCGCAAAATGCTCCGTTATGAAGTAGCGTTAATTGAAGAAAGGATTTCGAGGGAAAACAATCCGAACAGAAAATTTTTCTCTTATGCGAATACGGTAACCACCATTAATTTTGACAAAACACTCAAAGGCCACGGCTGGGTAGGAATCCGTTTCCAGACAAAAGAAAATGAAGATTACAATGAGATCGTAATCCATGTAAAATTTAATGAAAATGATGCTACCCTGCAGCAGGAAACTTTAGGAAACCTTGGGGTAAACCTTATATTTGGGGCTTTCAACTACTACGACAATCCAAGAACTTTAATTGAATCTTTATACGACGACATTGCAAAAGACGGACTCGAAATTGATATGATTGATTTCAGCGGACCAGCTTTTGATTATGTGGATAACAGATTAATGTCTTTGCAGCTTGTGAAGCACGGAATGACAGATGCGGTGATTTTCAATTCTCAGGGAAGTAATATGCTGCCTGCCGATGTTTTATATAAGAAAAACATATTCGCGGTAAGAGGAAGCTTCAGGCCGGTAACGAAGGTGAACATCGATATGCTTAAAAACGGCCTTGAGATGTTTCAGAAAGACGCTACCTGTACCCATGAAGAAACAGAAGTGCTTATTGAAATTACGATTTCAAACCTTAGAGCAGATGGAGATATTGATGAAAGAGACTTTATGGACAGGGTGGATATTCTTGGCAAACTGGGGTATACTGTTATCATTTCAAACTTCTCGGAATATTACAGGCTGATTGATTATTTTGCATCTTACACCACCGGAGATATAGGGGTTGCCATGGGAGTAAATAACCTTCTGATGGTATTTGACGAGAAATATTATAAAGATCTTTCGGGAGGGATTCTGGAAGCGTTCGGGAAATTCTTCAGAAACGGCATGAGGGTATATCTTTATCCGTACAAAGACCCTGAAACCCACGAATTATTGGATTCTTCGAATCTTAAAGTGGAAGAGAATTTAAAGGAACTTTACAAATATTTCAAGCACAATAACCGTATCGTAGATATTACCAACCATAACCCGGAGTTCCTGGGAATCTATTCAAGAGAAATATTAAGAAAAATTGCATGTTGCGTTAAAGGATGGGAAAATCAGGTTCCTGACGGCGTTGCAGAAATGATAAAAGAACGTGGAATGTTCGGCTACAAAGAAGAACTTTCCTTCAAACAATTCTCCTAA
- a CDS encoding MBL fold metallo-hydrolase: MKLKFLGTGTSQGVPVIGCTCEVCTSENPKDKRFRSSVMITTEESRKILIDCGPDFREQMLLNHEHNVDIALLTHEHNDHVIGLDDMRPLIFKSGKDMPIYCYQRVGHEIKKRFPYAFTDARYPGAPAFELHEIENKPFQVLDTEITPVEVIHYKITVFGYKFKNLAYITDANFILDTEKEKLKNLDVLILPCIRKFDPHPAHFILPDVIALFKELRPKKLFLTHISHHLGLHDIEDKELPEGMHLAYDGLEIEF, encoded by the coding sequence ATGAAGTTGAAATTTTTAGGAACCGGTACTTCCCAAGGTGTACCCGTTATAGGCTGTACTTGCGAAGTGTGTACCTCCGAAAATCCCAAAGACAAACGTTTCCGATCCTCCGTAATGATTACTACAGAGGAAAGCAGGAAAATACTGATCGACTGCGGGCCGGACTTCAGGGAACAGATGCTTCTTAATCACGAACATAACGTAGACATTGCCCTTCTTACCCACGAACACAATGACCATGTGATCGGGCTTGACGATATGCGCCCACTGATCTTCAAAAGCGGGAAAGATATGCCCATTTATTGCTATCAAAGGGTGGGTCATGAGATCAAAAAACGTTTTCCTTATGCCTTCACCGATGCAAGGTATCCGGGTGCGCCTGCTTTTGAGCTTCATGAAATTGAGAACAAACCTTTTCAGGTTCTGGATACGGAAATTACACCTGTTGAAGTCATTCATTATAAAATTACGGTCTTCGGATATAAGTTTAAAAACCTGGCGTATATTACCGATGCCAATTTCATTTTAGATACGGAAAAAGAAAAGCTAAAGAACCTGGATGTGCTGATCCTGCCATGCATCCGGAAATTTGATCCGCACCCCGCCCATTTTATTCTTCCGGATGTGATTGCCCTGTTTAAGGAGCTTCGGCCTAAAAAATTATTTCTGACCCACATCAGCCATCATCTGGGATTGCATGATATTGAAGATAAGGAGCTTCCGGAAGGAATGCATCTGGCCTACGATGGTCTGGAGATCGAATTTTAA
- a CDS encoding Crp/Fnr family transcriptional regulator: MSNFEMFFDYIQEISGKILSEDDKLLLTTHFKPRKLRKRQYFLQEGDVCKFIAFIVKGSAKTFTVDEKGHENILRLSIENWWLTDFESFYRLTPSRYNIEALEELEILQTTNAEIEEFLKHIPAFSAMSDIISQNSTIASQKRMQAINYSAEERYEELVKTYPYFLQRFSQNMIASYLGLTSETLSRIKKNALK, encoded by the coding sequence ATGTCCAATTTTGAAATGTTTTTCGATTACATTCAAGAAATTTCAGGCAAAATACTGTCAGAAGATGATAAGCTTTTGTTGACAACACATTTTAAACCGAGAAAACTCCGAAAAAGACAGTATTTTTTACAAGAAGGTGACGTGTGCAAATTCATTGCGTTTATTGTGAAAGGTTCTGCAAAGACGTTTACAGTGGATGAAAAAGGACACGAAAATATATTAAGACTGTCGATAGAAAATTGGTGGCTTACAGATTTTGAAAGCTTTTACCGATTGACACCAAGCCGTTATAACATTGAGGCCTTGGAGGAACTGGAAATCCTGCAAACAACAAATGCGGAAATTGAAGAATTTCTAAAACATATTCCTGCATTTTCAGCAATGTCCGACATAATTAGTCAAAACAGTACTATCGCATCACAGAAAAGAATGCAGGCTATCAACTACTCTGCTGAGGAGCGCTATGAGGAACTTGTGAAAACCTATCCCTATTTTCTACAAAGGTTCTCACAAAATATGATCGCCTCTTACCTAGGATTAACATCTGAAACATTGAGTAGAATCAAGAAAAACGCATTGAAGTAG
- a CDS encoding SDR family NAD(P)-dependent oxidoreductase, with protein sequence MSKLENKVAIVTGAAKGIGAAIAKYFAHEGAKVVVNYASSKEAAEDVVKVITDHGGVAIAVQADVSNEADVNRLFEETQKAFGTLDILVNNAVSQGYAGIEQITVADFHKSFNVNVLGTILTIQSALKLFGEKGGNIINISSGASKSPLPHASLYSSTKAAIDAFTIALSKELGAKNIRINSILPGATDTEGAASAGVTEGSDYEKMFIEKTPLGRRGQPADIAKAAVFLASDAAAWITGEQISVSGGMYGF encoded by the coding sequence ATGAGTAAATTAGAAAACAAGGTAGCGATAGTTACCGGTGCTGCAAAAGGAATAGGTGCTGCGATTGCAAAATACTTCGCTCACGAAGGTGCAAAAGTTGTCGTAAATTATGCTTCGAGCAAAGAAGCTGCGGAAGATGTAGTTAAGGTCATTACTGACCACGGCGGTGTGGCGATAGCTGTACAGGCAGATGTGTCCAATGAGGCAGATGTCAACAGATTGTTTGAAGAAACCCAAAAAGCTTTCGGAACACTGGACATTTTGGTTAACAATGCAGTATCTCAGGGATATGCAGGAATTGAACAAATTACGGTGGCGGATTTCCACAAAAGCTTTAACGTTAATGTTTTAGGAACTATTTTAACCATCCAGTCAGCTCTGAAACTTTTTGGCGAAAAAGGTGGAAACATCATTAATATTAGTTCGGGTGCAAGTAAATCTCCGCTTCCTCACGCGTCTCTATATTCTTCTACTAAGGCTGCGATAGATGCTTTCACCATTGCATTGTCTAAAGAATTGGGTGCAAAAAATATCCGCATCAATTCTATTTTGCCAGGTGCTACTGATACAGAAGGTGCAGCAAGTGCAGGCGTAACTGAAGGAAGTGATTATGAAAAAATGTTCATCGAAAAAACACCACTTGGACGTAGAGGTCAACCGGCAGATATTGCAAAAGCTGCTGTATTTCTAGCTTCTGATGCTGCTGCGTGGATTACAGGTGAGCAGATTTCTGTTTCTGGTGGGATGTATGGTTTTTAG
- a CDS encoding SDR family NAD(P)-dependent oxidoreductase, giving the protein MSKLSNKVAVITGGNSGIGLGIAEALKNEGATGAIVGRNQETLDKALALLGDGFIAINADVTKAEDLERAFKTTADKFGKIDILVANAGAGNLGTVATTTEEDYDRLMNLNLKAVYFTVQKSLPYLNDGSSLILIGSNAAHRAYASFTLYGAAKSAVIFLAKGFSTDLIDRKIRANVITPGTTDTPAFEKFIPAEQINAVKEQFADAVPAGRIGQPSDIGSAAVFLASDDSSFMLGAELLVDGGMTYLVK; this is encoded by the coding sequence ATGAGTAAATTAAGTAACAAAGTAGCAGTAATTACAGGCGGGAACAGCGGAATAGGTCTTGGTATTGCAGAAGCTTTAAAAAATGAAGGGGCAACAGGCGCAATTGTGGGCAGAAATCAGGAAACTTTAGACAAAGCTTTAGCACTTCTCGGGGATGGGTTTATTGCAATCAATGCCGATGTAACAAAAGCTGAAGATCTTGAAAGAGCGTTTAAAACAACAGCCGATAAATTTGGTAAAATTGATATTTTGGTCGCCAATGCTGGTGCAGGAAACTTAGGAACGGTTGCAACTACGACTGAAGAAGATTATGATAGATTAATGAATTTGAACCTAAAAGCAGTTTATTTCACAGTTCAAAAATCTTTACCTTATTTGAATGATGGTAGTTCTCTTATTCTTATCGGATCCAACGCTGCACATCGTGCTTATGCTTCTTTCACACTGTATGGTGCTGCAAAATCTGCTGTAATTTTTTTGGCGAAAGGATTTTCTACTGATCTTATAGACAGAAAAATAAGAGCGAACGTGATCACGCCGGGTACAACGGATACTCCGGCATTTGAAAAGTTTATTCCTGCCGAACAGATCAATGCCGTGAAAGAACAGTTTGCAGACGCAGTACCAGCGGGCAGGATAGGACAGCCTTCTGATATTGGAAGTGCTGCAGTGTTTTTGGCTTCCGACGACTCTTCTTTTATGCTTGGTGCGGAACTGCTTGTTGATGGAGGAATGACTTATCTGGTAAAATAA
- a CDS encoding Crp/Fnr family transcriptional regulator — protein MSNFEAFYDYIQKLSGEKLSEDDKLVIETHMKPRRFRKKQYFLQEGDVCKYTGFIVKGSARTFSVDEEGNENILKLSVENWWLTDFESFYHLTPSKYNIQAIEDLEILQVTNAQVEEFFKAIPAFSAMMEVIKQNNAIANQKRMQAVIRYTAEERFSDFVNNYPHFLQRFPQNMIASYLGLSPETLSRLRKKLNSK, from the coding sequence ATGTCCAATTTTGAAGCTTTTTACGACTACATTCAAAAACTGTCCGGAGAAAAACTTTCTGAGGATGACAAGTTGGTAATCGAGACTCATATGAAACCCAGAAGGTTCAGGAAAAAACAATATTTTCTGCAGGAAGGGGATGTCTGCAAATACACAGGATTTATCGTAAAAGGATCAGCCAGAACATTTTCTGTGGATGAAGAAGGAAATGAAAATATTCTTAAATTAAGTGTCGAAAACTGGTGGCTGACAGATTTTGAAAGTTTTTATCACCTCACGCCAAGTAAGTACAACATACAGGCAATAGAGGACTTAGAAATTCTACAGGTGACCAATGCACAAGTTGAAGAGTTCTTTAAAGCTATTCCTGCATTTTCGGCAATGATGGAGGTTATCAAGCAGAACAATGCAATTGCGAATCAAAAAAGAATGCAGGCAGTTATCCGTTATACGGCAGAAGAACGTTTTTCTGATTTTGTCAATAATTATCCTCACTTTCTACAACGGTTTCCTCAAAATATGATTGCTTCCTATTTAGGTTTGTCTCCCGAAACTTTGAGCAGATTGCGAAAAAAATTAAATTCAAAATAG